Proteins from a genomic interval of Zingiber officinale cultivar Zhangliang chromosome 1B, Zo_v1.1, whole genome shotgun sequence:
- the LOC122050695 gene encoding sphingolipid delta(4)-desaturase DES1-like, which translates to MGAGGNAADAAEGVMATDFFWSYTDEPHASRRKEILARHPQIRELFGPDPFAFLKISAAVLLQLWTATYLHNASWLKILTVAYFFGSFLNHNLFLAIHELSHNLAFSTPSYNRWLGIFANLPIGVPMSITFQKYHLEHHRYQGVDGMDMDIPGRVEALAVTNAVTKSIWVLLQLFFYALRPLFLKPKPPGLWEFTNLIIQLSLDASLAYFWGGRSIAYLILSTFVGGGMHPMAGHFISEHYVFNPDQETYSYYGPLNLMTWSVGYHNEHHDFPRIPGNRLYKVKEMAPEYYDNLKSYKSWSQVIFMYIMDRTVGPFSRMKRKASKGTETIKKEE; encoded by the exons ATGGGTGCGGGAGGAAATGCAGCGGACGCCGCGGAGGGAGTAATGGCTACGGATTTTTTCTGGTCGTACACGGACGAGCCCCACGCCTCGCGCAGAAAGGAGATCCTCGCCCGACACCCTCAGATCCGGGAGCTCTTCGGCCCCGATCCCTTCGCCTTCCTCAAG ATAAGTGCAGCTGTGCTTCTTCAGCTATGGACTGCAACATACCTTCACAATGCAAGCTGGCTCAAGATCCTAACAGTTGCATACTTCTTTGGTTCTTTCCTCAACCACAACCTATTTCTGGCCATTCATGAGCTCAGCCACAACCTAGCCTTCTCAACGCCATCCTACAACCGTTGGCTAGGGATTTTTGCCAACCTTCCAATTGGTGTTCCTATGTCTATCACATTCCAAAAGTATCATTTAGAGCACCACAGGTATCAAGGCGTTGACGGTATGGATATGGATATTCCTGGCCGCGTTGAGGCTCTTGCAGTCACCAATGCAGTCACCAAATCTATATGGGTTCTTTTACAACTTTTCTTCTATGCTTTACGACCACTCTTCCTTAAGCCCAAACCTCCTGGCTTATGGGAATTCACCAATTTGATAATCCAGCTTTCTCTCGATGCTTCCCTGGCATACTTCTGGGGAGGGAGATCCATTGCATATCTGATACTATCAACATTCGTTGGAGGAGGAATGCACCCAATGGCGGGTCATTTCATTTCTGAACATTATGTCTTCAACCCAGATCAGGAAACCTATTCCTACTATGGACCTCTGAATCTGATGACTTGGAGCGTGGGATATCACAATGAGCACCATGATTTCCCCAGAATCCCTGGTAACAGACTCTACAAGGTGAAGGAGATGGCACCAGAGTACTACGACAATCTGAAATCATACAAATCTTGGAGCCAGGTGATCTTCATGTACATAATGGACCGAACTGTCGGGCCCTTCAGCAGGATGAAGAGGAAGGCATCAAAGGGTACTGAAACAATCAAGAAAGAAGAGTAG